Proteins found in one Thalassomonas actiniarum genomic segment:
- a CDS encoding phage tail protein: MSEPFIGEIRMFAGNFAPKNWAFCDGQLLAVSSNEALFSLLGTNYGGDGRSSFGLPEMRGRLPMHMGQGSGLSNRTLGAGPGFERVTLSLDQMPNHSHGLVASRGEADASTPAGRVLASQTDGDMPYTPTPADPVDIEDMDSRSLSPTGDALSHNNMMPYLGVNFIISLLGVYPSRN, from the coding sequence ATGAGTGAACCTTTTATCGGTGAAATTCGTATGTTTGCGGGGAACTTTGCCCCTAAAAACTGGGCATTTTGTGATGGTCAGCTCCTGGCGGTTAGCAGTAATGAGGCCCTGTTTTCCTTACTGGGCACCAACTACGGGGGGGACGGACGCAGCTCGTTCGGCTTGCCGGAAATGCGCGGCCGCCTGCCTATGCATATGGGGCAGGGCAGCGGGTTGAGCAACCGAACCTTAGGCGCCGGGCCGGGATTTGAAAGGGTGACTTTAAGCTTAGATCAAATGCCTAACCATAGCCATGGCCTGGTGGCAAGCCGGGGGGAAGCAGATGCCAGTACTCCTGCAGGACGGGTGCTCGCCTCGCAAACGGACGGTGACATGCCCTACACGCCAACGCCTGCTGATCCGGTAGATATCGAAGATATGGACAGCCGTTCCCTGTCACCGACAGGTGATGCTTTATCCCATAACAATATGATGCCTTATTTGGGGGTTAACTTTATTATCTCCCTATTGGGGGTATATCCGAGCAGAAATTAA
- a CDS encoding phage tail protein, whose protein sequence is MAEPFISEIRMFGFNFAPRKWALCDGQELPITQNQTLFALLGTTFGGDGRSNFALPDMRGRVPVHRGDYQALGSGGGSEQVTLSEAQLAPHSHSLEATSDNGETRVFAGSSLAAGYDSRNNRQYPVDMYKAPVTSELTTLNSASITDAGSGLPHENMQPSLVVNFCIALEGVFPSRN, encoded by the coding sequence ATGGCAGAACCTTTTATCAGTGAAATACGCATGTTTGGTTTTAACTTTGCGCCGCGAAAATGGGCGCTTTGTGACGGGCAAGAATTGCCGATTACCCAGAACCAGACCCTGTTTGCACTTCTCGGCACGACTTTTGGCGGCGATGGCCGTTCTAATTTTGCCTTGCCGGATATGCGCGGCCGGGTACCTGTGCACCGGGGGGATTATCAGGCCTTGGGTAGCGGGGGCGGCAGCGAACAGGTCACCCTGAGTGAAGCCCAACTGGCGCCCCATAGCCATAGCCTGGAAGCGACCTCGGACAATGGCGAAACCCGGGTGTTTGCCGGCAGCAGTCTGGCGGCAGGGTATGATTCCCGTAACAACAGACAGTATCCTGTGGATATGTATAAGGCGCCGGTCACCTCTGAATTGACGACACTCAATAGCGCAAGTATCACGGATGCCGGCAGCGGCTTGCCTCATGAAAATATGCAGCCGTCACTGGTGGTGAACTTTTGCATCGCCCTCGAAGGCGTGTTTCCGTCAAGAAATTAA
- a CDS encoding GNAT family N-acetyltransferase, protein MQENNGHHLVSLRKHTTDDLAFMQALYASTREAELAMTNFTRQEKEAFIQQQFNAQYQHYLHHYNSDKFDIIEFDGQAIGRLFVDHWDREIRIVDITLTPDYQNKGIGSYLFKQLFEQAKAGNKAVTIHVEHNNPAKNLYQRLGFELKTQTNEIYLLMQWTP, encoded by the coding sequence ATGCAAGAAAACAACGGGCACCATCTCGTATCCCTGAGAAAACACACCACAGACGATCTGGCTTTTATGCAGGCCTTGTATGCCTCAACCCGCGAAGCCGAACTGGCGATGACCAACTTCACCCGCCAGGAAAAAGAGGCTTTTATCCAACAGCAGTTTAATGCCCAGTACCAACATTACCTGCACCATTACAACAGTGATAAGTTCGATATCATCGAGTTTGACGGCCAGGCCATCGGCCGTTTATTTGTCGACCACTGGGACAGGGAAATCCGCATCGTTGATATTACCCTGACTCCCGACTATCAAAATAAGGGCATCGGCAGCTATTTGTTTAAGCAACTGTTTGAGCAAGCTAAAGCCGGCAATAAAGCCGTGACCATACATGTTGAACACAACAACCCCGCAAAAAACCTTTATCAGCGGCTGGGATTTGAGTTAAAAACCCAGACCAATGAGATTTATTTACTGATGCAGTGGACACCTTAA
- a CDS encoding DUF6916 family protein yields the protein MDAYNYQQLSQLIGEAVQVSDQQGNQVSLKIIEVNKGQLDGEQWEAFSVIYTSDEAMNISQGTYRFSHQAFGQIDLFLSPNSAVEFETIVTRSRAQEAQAGSQA from the coding sequence ATGGACGCTTACAATTACCAGCAACTTTCACAACTGATCGGCGAGGCAGTACAGGTTTCCGATCAACAAGGTAATCAAGTGAGCCTTAAGATCATCGAAGTGAATAAAGGCCAACTTGACGGCGAACAATGGGAAGCCTTTTCCGTTATCTATACCAGCGATGAAGCCATGAATATTTCCCAGGGCACCTATCGCTTTTCCCACCAGGCATTCGGCCAAATAGATTTATTTCTCTCTCCCAACAGTGCCGTCGAATTTGAGACCATAGTGACCCGTTCAAGAGCCCAAGAGGCTCAGGCAGGCTCACAAGCGTAA
- a CDS encoding sulfotransferase domain-containing protein: MKNYACFIVSTGRCGTQWLTRHLPRLLTAQQADNYQIKHEPLGYQYAPIDNSPSLPLVNNKALLEQHLNEIRNTLSRGKNYIETGFPCWRHIAWFAQELEHPVKVIHLTRHPVFTAISWLKLNAFVPPALPHLPEKELFTPFAPGARLPEYQQNWQHLSPFEKCLYFWAEVQLQALAFEQDWQEKHWLHLSYESLFTGQSLNKLAAFLATAAPDGQLTDIDTSAIEEKTDSYGHMVQTDFEPQEIFRHPEIVNLAKRLGYRELAIDKHQLPAKELLSGYFR, from the coding sequence ATGAAAAACTATGCATGTTTTATTGTTTCCACCGGCCGTTGCGGCACCCAGTGGCTGACCCGGCACTTACCCCGGCTATTGACAGCACAACAGGCCGACAATTATCAAATAAAACATGAGCCCCTGGGTTATCAATATGCGCCGATTGACAATTCCCCATCATTGCCGTTAGTAAACAATAAAGCGCTGCTGGAGCAACACCTGAATGAGATCCGAAACACCTTGTCCCGGGGGAAAAACTACATAGAAACCGGCTTTCCCTGCTGGCGTCATATCGCCTGGTTTGCCCAAGAACTTGAGCATCCGGTAAAAGTGATCCATCTCACCCGACACCCGGTCTTTACCGCGATTTCCTGGTTAAAGCTCAATGCCTTCGTGCCGCCGGCTTTGCCCCATCTGCCGGAAAAAGAATTGTTCACCCCTTTTGCCCCCGGGGCCAGGCTCCCCGAATACCAGCAAAACTGGCAACACTTATCTCCCTTTGAGAAGTGTCTTTATTTTTGGGCAGAAGTACAGTTGCAGGCCCTGGCATTTGAGCAGGACTGGCAGGAAAAACACTGGCTGCACCTTAGTTACGAGTCCCTGTTTACCGGCCAGTCCCTAAACAAGCTCGCCGCCTTTTTAGCTACCGCCGCCCCAGACGGACAGCTAACGGATATAGACACTAGCGCCATAGAAGAGAAAACAGACAGCTATGGCCATATGGTGCAGACGGACTTCGAGCCGCAAGAGATTTTCCGGCATCCAGAAATTGTCAACCTGGCCAAACGCCTGGGATACCGGGAACTGGCCATAGATAAACACCAGCTGCCGGCAAAAGAGCTGCTCAGCGGTTATTTTCGATAG
- a CDS encoding aspartyl/asparaginyl beta-hydroxylase domain-containing protein, translated as MSAEIAFAKLAAAFDINNLNRELTSLSDGGWIEHVNKRDYQGGWDVLPLRCPRQYADQHAILQSFAIEAGDDWVNLPVLARCPEISKVLDYFHCPLKAVRLMRLNPGAYIQPHRDMGLAMEYGEARIHLPICGADQVTFLVDGQVAPMAAGELWYLNADLEHSVRNNGSEARVNLVIDCKVNAWLQAAIENNR; from the coding sequence ATGTCTGCTGAAATTGCTTTTGCAAAACTTGCTGCCGCATTTGATATCAACAACTTAAACCGTGAGCTAACGTCCCTGTCGGACGGGGGCTGGATTGAGCATGTCAACAAGCGGGATTATCAGGGAGGCTGGGATGTCCTGCCGCTGCGTTGTCCGCGTCAATATGCTGATCAACATGCTATTTTGCAAAGCTTTGCCATTGAAGCGGGAGACGACTGGGTGAATTTGCCCGTCCTTGCCCGATGCCCGGAAATCAGCAAGGTATTGGATTATTTTCACTGCCCCCTCAAGGCCGTGCGTTTAATGCGGTTAAACCCCGGGGCCTATATCCAGCCCCACAGGGATATGGGGTTGGCGATGGAGTACGGCGAGGCGCGTATCCATTTGCCGATCTGCGGCGCCGATCAGGTAACGTTTTTAGTGGACGGGCAGGTGGCACCTATGGCGGCAGGAGAGTTGTGGTACCTTAATGCCGATCTTGAACATTCGGTACGTAACAACGGCAGCGAAGCAAGGGTTAACCTGGTGATCGACTGTAAAGTAAATGCCTGGCTGCAAGCGGCTATCGAAAATAACCGCTGA
- a CDS encoding L-tyrosine/L-tryptophan isonitrile synthase family protein has translation MVNTIVFDLDGTLIDTLADIANAMNRTFESFDLKPQPLSVYRKLVGGGSKNMVETLVPQEWDKQKIFAHYLMEYEQHSLVETRPYPGIHDALRHLQQAGIKLAVVTNKHHQQAIFLLKRLFPDVHFHAVQGVVEGIPKKPHPQMVFTALAQIGTKAEQCLYVGDTITDMKTAQSAGIPSVYVRWGYGELSAVATSPDEQAADFTISEISQLLPLAQAGEEQQGTSMTLLSKDKAGFDKSAIAAQLLPVIQSYLVADEEDKFIGQGDALLLSQLKFFIEQDLPLEFILPGFPCKSPNDVDKSFSTMPDYGEVRAIQRLDEFCLRLNEIYPRGSRVTILSDGTTFSDIVCVAEENKEAYKSALCSLTVTENIAWADLSSLLESSKNNAAALSSPAKRKALVNLVASGPRAFEKFVNKVKGDSEQARVHDKLCSYLYHDIHLERFSEGDRDSYLESISEKAYQMMYRGRALSYGIEQAFPRHIRLSVHQYDNAGPKYTFALTDHQQKSISPWHTVPVRLLSGQYMQLPHSLAKEKLLAKVTLQQHNWLYLEVPSSEFSRYRYQVIKGPKFGLKISAPEGKGYEIFSADFLQQLSEEFGFVVLAGAGFEQQDELISFCQDFGEIYQWEFGSVHVVKPKEKPDGFVHSIEKTPLHWDLSMLPAGDKHVEQNPRFAASTFMLYCKTPPAAGEGQTTLVDSRMALKIAGQEKVKRWRATDITYQTKMTYFGGVPRAYPLVFEHPKTGEDIFRYQEGSELELQQFLLSSDTLSGQALDGLICDVNAIAYDERCLVAHEWQAGDLVIIDNYYTLHGRLAMTEKSMSRELWRVQCFS, from the coding sequence ATGGTTAATACTATTGTTTTTGACCTCGACGGCACCCTGATTGATACCCTGGCGGATATTGCCAATGCCATGAACCGTACCTTTGAGTCGTTTGATCTTAAACCTCAGCCTTTATCCGTTTACCGCAAGCTTGTCGGCGGCGGCTCGAAAAACATGGTGGAGACCCTGGTACCGCAGGAGTGGGATAAGCAAAAGATATTTGCCCATTACCTGATGGAGTATGAGCAGCATTCCCTGGTTGAAACCCGTCCCTACCCGGGTATACATGATGCTTTACGGCACTTGCAACAAGCCGGGATCAAATTGGCTGTGGTGACTAATAAGCATCATCAGCAGGCTATTTTTTTGCTAAAGCGCCTGTTTCCGGATGTCCATTTTCATGCGGTGCAGGGAGTGGTTGAAGGCATACCGAAAAAGCCCCATCCGCAAATGGTTTTTACCGCTTTGGCACAAATCGGCACTAAGGCGGAACAGTGCCTGTATGTCGGAGACACCATCACAGATATGAAAACGGCGCAATCTGCCGGTATCCCGTCTGTGTATGTCCGCTGGGGTTATGGTGAGCTTAGCGCTGTCGCCACCAGCCCGGATGAACAGGCGGCTGATTTTACCATCTCAGAAATATCACAGCTGCTGCCGCTGGCGCAGGCAGGAGAAGAGCAACAAGGAACAAGCATGACATTATTATCTAAGGACAAAGCCGGGTTTGATAAATCGGCGATAGCAGCACAATTGCTCCCGGTGATCCAAAGTTATCTGGTCGCCGATGAGGAAGATAAATTTATCGGCCAGGGAGATGCTTTGCTGTTAAGCCAGCTTAAATTTTTTATCGAACAAGATTTGCCGCTTGAATTTATCCTGCCGGGCTTTCCGTGCAAATCTCCCAATGATGTTGATAAAAGCTTCTCGACTATGCCGGATTATGGTGAAGTGCGGGCAATACAACGCCTGGATGAGTTTTGTCTTCGTCTCAATGAAATTTATCCCCGGGGCAGCCGGGTAACCATCTTAAGTGACGGCACCACCTTTTCCGATATTGTTTGCGTAGCGGAAGAAAACAAAGAAGCCTATAAATCGGCACTGTGCTCACTGACGGTCACGGAAAACATCGCCTGGGCGGATTTGTCTTCCCTGCTGGAAAGCAGTAAAAATAATGCCGCCGCCCTGAGCAGCCCGGCAAAAAGAAAAGCCCTGGTGAACCTGGTGGCTTCCGGTCCGCGTGCCTTTGAAAAGTTTGTCAATAAAGTCAAAGGCGACAGCGAGCAGGCCAGGGTGCATGACAAGCTCTGCAGTTATCTCTACCACGACATCCATTTGGAGCGTTTTAGCGAAGGAGACAGGGACAGTTATCTTGAGTCCATCAGCGAAAAAGCCTATCAAATGATGTATCGCGGCCGGGCGCTCAGTTATGGCATAGAGCAGGCTTTTCCCCGGCATATCCGCTTGTCTGTCCATCAATACGATAATGCCGGGCCTAAGTATACCTTCGCCTTGACGGACCATCAGCAAAAGAGTATTTCTCCCTGGCATACGGTGCCGGTGCGTTTGCTCAGCGGCCAATATATGCAGCTGCCCCATTCGCTGGCAAAAGAAAAGCTGTTGGCTAAGGTGACTTTGCAGCAGCACAACTGGCTTTACCTGGAAGTGCCTTCAAGTGAGTTTTCCCGCTATCGCTACCAGGTGATCAAGGGGCCAAAATTCGGTTTAAAAATATCGGCGCCCGAGGGCAAGGGCTATGAGATATTTTCCGCCGATTTTCTGCAGCAGCTCAGTGAAGAATTCGGTTTTGTGGTATTAGCCGGGGCCGGGTTTGAGCAGCAGGATGAGCTGATAAGCTTCTGCCAGGATTTCGGGGAGATTTATCAGTGGGAGTTTGGATCTGTGCATGTGGTCAAACCTAAGGAAAAGCCCGACGGTTTTGTCCACTCCATCGAAAAAACCCCCTTGCACTGGGATTTGAGCATGCTGCCCGCCGGTGACAAACATGTCGAACAAAATCCCAGGTTTGCCGCCAGTACTTTTATGCTTTACTGCAAAACGCCGCCGGCCGCCGGAGAAGGGCAAACCACTTTGGTGGACAGCCGCATGGCATTAAAAATTGCCGGGCAGGAGAAGGTGAAACGCTGGCGGGCAACGGATATTACTTATCAAACTAAGATGACGTATTTTGGCGGCGTACCGCGTGCTTATCCCCTGGTTTTCGAACATCCGAAAACCGGTGAAGATATTTTCCGCTATCAGGAAGGCAGCGAGTTGGAACTGCAACAGTTCCTGTTAAGCTCTGACACTTTGTCCGGGCAGGCATTGGATGGTTTGATCTGTGATGTCAATGCCATCGCCTATGATGAACGTTGTCTGGTGGCGCATGAGTGGCAGGCGGGAGATCTGGTGATAATCGATAATTATTATACTCTGCACGGCCGCCTGGCGATGACGGAAAAATCTATGTCGCGAGAGCTGTGGCGGGTACAGTGTTTTAGTTGA
- a CDS encoding isocyanide synthase family protein encodes MKPIDEDIAVKILEIIFKRRKLVEAELSSPESLKLSALSPAEVEQHLDKVRLMVAQQQAITMVLPAYPGKSPNRDKTLSKLPDLAEKHSIDNLYRLCREIEQVYPPGAKILICSDGYVFSDLVRIPDPDVDLYTRELIHYYQRHYPGYFEFFDIKDAFPQLTCLDSMREELMVCYGESLIKLSARCKSEKESLSMYQGITRFLSEDFAGLAEFSRHSKTQIQKQAKSISVRVIQRSNAWGELLAEFFPNALRLSIHPQYRVSAKIGISMADADDGWRTPWHSVAVMKNRQIQLQKRSQIDENRHRLIFNGGKPCHYQELTQGMGEVRHG; translated from the coding sequence ATGAAACCTATTGATGAAGATATTGCGGTAAAGATCCTGGAGATCATTTTTAAACGCAGAAAGCTGGTTGAGGCAGAGTTATCTTCACCCGAATCCCTTAAACTGTCGGCCTTGTCCCCGGCTGAAGTGGAACAGCATCTGGATAAGGTCCGGCTGATGGTGGCGCAGCAACAAGCCATTACTATGGTGTTGCCCGCCTATCCGGGAAAATCCCCCAACCGGGATAAAACCTTAAGTAAATTACCGGATCTGGCGGAAAAGCACTCGATTGATAACCTTTACCGGCTGTGCCGGGAGATAGAGCAGGTATACCCGCCGGGGGCGAAAATATTGATCTGTTCAGACGGTTATGTGTTTTCGGATCTGGTGCGTATTCCTGATCCCGATGTTGATCTTTATACCCGGGAACTTATTCACTATTATCAGCGGCATTATCCGGGGTATTTTGAGTTTTTTGATATCAAGGATGCCTTTCCCCAGCTGACTTGTCTGGACTCGATGCGGGAAGAGCTGATGGTGTGTTACGGCGAGTCGCTGATCAAGCTAAGTGCCCGTTGTAAAAGCGAAAAAGAAAGCTTGTCCATGTATCAGGGCATTACCCGCTTTTTGTCGGAAGATTTTGCCGGGCTTGCCGAATTTAGCCGGCACAGCAAAACCCAAATCCAGAAACAGGCGAAAAGCATCTCTGTCAGGGTGATACAGCGCAGTAATGCCTGGGGGGAATTGCTGGCCGAGTTTTTCCCGAATGCACTGCGCCTGTCTATCCATCCCCAGTACCGGGTGTCGGCGAAAATAGGTATCAGTATGGCGGATGCCGATGACGGCTGGCGTACCCCCTGGCATTCGGTTGCGGTGATGAAAAACCGGCAAATACAACTGCAAAAACGCAGTCAGATAGATGAAAACCGTCACAGGTTAATTTTTAACGGCGGCAAACCCTGTCACTATCAGGAGTTAACTCAGGGTATGGGAGAAGTGCGTCATGGTTAA
- a CDS encoding EF-hand domain-containing protein, with the protein MFKLSSKVIICSTLTLVSSLAYSYAPDQSQSNKRRGPPPFSQLDLNGDQAITLEEFKQHPIPRGDHETVFANIDSNGDQQISEQEHLAHKPPCPPKRNRQE; encoded by the coding sequence ATGTTTAAGCTCAGCAGTAAAGTTATTATTTGTTCCACCCTGACATTAGTCTCATCGCTTGCCTACAGCTATGCCCCGGATCAGTCTCAAAGCAATAAACGTCGGGGACCGCCCCCCTTTAGTCAGTTAGACTTAAACGGCGATCAGGCCATCACCCTGGAAGAATTCAAACAACACCCAATTCCCCGCGGCGATCATGAGACGGTTTTTGCAAACATAGACAGCAACGGCGATCAACAGATCAGCGAGCAGGAACACCTTGCCCATAAACCGCCATGCCCGCCAAAAAGAAACAGACAAGAATGA